In a genomic window of Halomonas denitrificans:
- a CDS encoding TraB/GumN family protein: MPQRDTPDEPRADRSGERPDFADEPVREVERGGVRYTLLGTAHVSPASVAAVRHHIESGRFDAVAIELCSSRHRALTDRDAWRNMNLFQIIRDRKAGMMMASLALAAYQRRIAEQFGIEPGAEMKAAIDAAEAADRPLQLIDREIGVTLKRTSRRLSWWKRWVLTNGMVLSLFSREEIAEEDIERLKQGDILTETFSEFADQSPELYESLIAERDRYMAARLRAENEGRGERRVLAVLGAGHLAGTVEALRADADPVEEVRELDAVPPASRIWKFIPWLILAAVLTGFGIGFSRSPELGWSLVATWVVINGGLSALGAAVARAHPVTVLAALCAAPLTSLNPTVGAGMVTGAVEAWLRKPRMGDFESLRDDVIHLSGWWKNRVARVFLVFFLSNLGSAIGTWVAGASMIKQLA; encoded by the coding sequence ATGCCACAACGCGACACGCCCGACGAACCACGAGCCGACCGGAGCGGAGAGCGGCCGGACTTCGCCGACGAACCGGTCCGCGAGGTCGAACGGGGCGGCGTCCGGTACACGCTGCTCGGGACCGCGCACGTTTCGCCGGCCTCGGTCGCCGCCGTGCGCCATCACATCGAGTCGGGCCGCTTCGACGCGGTGGCGATCGAATTGTGTTCTTCCCGCCACCGGGCGCTGACCGATCGTGACGCGTGGCGCAACATGAACCTGTTCCAGATCATCCGCGACCGCAAGGCGGGGATGATGATGGCGAGCCTCGCGCTGGCCGCCTACCAGCGGCGGATCGCCGAACAGTTCGGGATCGAACCGGGGGCGGAGATGAAGGCCGCGATCGACGCGGCCGAAGCGGCCGACCGGCCCCTCCAGCTGATCGACCGCGAAATCGGCGTGACCCTGAAGCGCACCAGCCGCCGCCTGTCGTGGTGGAAGCGCTGGGTGCTGACCAACGGCATGGTCCTGAGCCTGTTCTCGCGCGAGGAAATCGCCGAAGAGGATATCGAGCGCCTGAAACAGGGCGACATCCTGACCGAAACCTTCAGCGAATTCGCCGACCAGTCGCCCGAACTGTACGAAAGCCTGATCGCCGAGCGCGACCGCTACATGGCCGCCCGGCTGCGTGCGGAGAACGAGGGGCGCGGCGAGCGACGGGTCCTCGCCGTGCTCGGCGCCGGCCACCTTGCAGGCACCGTCGAGGCGCTTCGGGCCGACGCGGACCCGGTCGAAGAGGTCCGCGAACTCGATGCGGTGCCCCCGGCCTCGAGAATCTGGAAATTCATCCCCTGGCTGATCCTGGCCGCGGTGCTCACGGGCTTCGGCATCGGGTTCTCCCGCAGCCCGGAGCTCGGCTGGTCCCTGGTGGCGACCTGGGTCGTCATCAACGGCGGGCTCTCGGCCCTCGGGGCAGCGGTGGCCCGGGCCCACCCGGTGACCGTGCTCGCCGCCCTGTGCGCCGCCCCGCTCACGTCCCTGAACCCGACGGTCGGAGCCGGAATGGTCACCGGCGCGGTCGAGGCCTGGCTGCGCAAGCCACGGATGGGCGACTTCGAGTCGCTGCGCGACGATGTCATCCACCTGTCCGGCTGGTGGAAGAATCGGGTCGCCCGCGTGTTCCTGGTGTTCTTCCTGTCCAATCTCGGCTCGGCCATCGGGACCTGGGTGGCCGGGGCCAGCATGATCAAGCAACTGGCCTGA